A window from Chitinophaga filiformis encodes these proteins:
- a CDS encoding ABC transporter permease: MAVKYNQWKALLAMSKASLIGIVRSPSAVIFSLGFPLVFILVFGFIGDNGISVKVGVDPATDTASYLYKQLASEKSLKLVSGQPAAEMEDDLKKGHITAIIRVTSRPAQGNVPACDVKVRTSTAAADKISLFKTILTGIIYKADDVYYPRGSIAKLEPVEVLPGRRYRTIDFILPGLLSFSLLSAAVFSTAFLFFSLRQTLVLKRFFATPIRRLHIVLGEALARLIFQVAGAVLIIAIGYFAFGFTLVHGWSTFFEMLVLTAFGVIVFMGFGFVVSGIANSESAIPPIANVITLPQFLLAGTFVAVDAFPSWLQPVCRIMPLTYLNDAFRKIAFEGQHLWNVGLELGVIALWGVIVYAVAVRVFRWE, encoded by the coding sequence ATGGCGGTTAAATATAATCAATGGAAGGCGCTGTTAGCCATGTCCAAAGCAAGCCTGATAGGAATCGTGAGAAGCCCTTCGGCAGTGATCTTCAGCCTGGGATTCCCCCTGGTGTTCATCCTGGTGTTTGGTTTTATCGGCGATAACGGTATATCGGTGAAGGTAGGAGTAGATCCGGCAACAGATACCGCCAGTTACCTGTACAAGCAACTGGCCAGTGAGAAAAGCCTTAAACTGGTGAGCGGGCAGCCGGCTGCAGAAATGGAAGATGATCTGAAAAAGGGGCATATTACCGCCATTATCCGTGTCACTTCCCGTCCCGCCCAGGGAAATGTGCCCGCCTGCGATGTGAAGGTACGTACCTCCACCGCCGCTGCAGATAAGATATCCTTATTCAAAACAATACTGACCGGCATCATTTATAAGGCAGACGACGTTTATTATCCCCGGGGTTCCATTGCGAAACTGGAACCGGTGGAAGTATTACCAGGCCGCCGTTACAGGACTATCGACTTTATCCTGCCCGGCCTGCTCAGCTTCTCCCTGTTAAGTGCTGCTGTATTCAGTACTGCATTCCTCTTTTTCAGTCTGCGCCAGACCCTGGTGTTAAAACGTTTCTTTGCCACGCCTATCCGCAGGCTCCATATTGTGCTGGGAGAAGCCCTGGCCCGCCTGATATTCCAGGTAGCCGGCGCGGTGCTGATCATAGCGATCGGTTATTTTGCCTTCGGGTTCACACTGGTACATGGATGGAGCACTTTTTTTGAGATGCTGGTGTTAACAGCATTCGGCGTCATCGTATTTATGGGCTTCGGATTTGTGGTTAGTGGCATTGCAAACAGCGAAAGCGCCATACCACCTATCGCCAACGTGATCACCCTGCCGCAGTTCCTGCTGGCGGGCACCTTTGTGGCAGTGGACGCTTTCCCGTCCTGGTTACAGCCCGTATGCCGCATTATGCCGCTGACCTACCTCAATGATGCCTTCCGGAAGATCGCTTTCGAGGGGCAGCATTTATGGAACGTAGGGCTTGAACTGGGCGTAATTGCCCTCTGGGGGGTGATTGTATATGCCGTAGCAGTAAGGGTATTCAGGTGGGAATAG
- the sppA gene encoding signal peptide peptidase SppA — MRSFFKIFFATLLAFIVIIFFGMFILMGIIKSAVSPEVVTLSPNGVLVLETSQPYAEQKIVDPVNAVLRQGPKETPGLYDVVRLIRHAENDDDIKGIYLKADNNANGFATNEELRNALLRFKQSGKFIYAYGEVMDQKSYYVASLADKVYVHPKGGLEFSGFFTQLTFLKGALEKLEIQPQIFYDGRFKSATEPLRETQMTVANRIQTNAYLGDLYANFLKNIGASRKIDTVTLHRYANEGLIQEAADALKYKLVDGLKYNDQVMDEIKSRLGLSGDEKVNFISLSKYESATDVATGKGEDNRIAIIYAQGNIVGGDSEKDETISSGHFVKLIREARQDKDVKAIVFRVNSPGGSALASESIWRELTLAKKSKPVVVSMGDYAASGGYYISCMADSIFAQPNTLTGSIGVFAVLPNLQGFFKNKLGVTFDGVKTAQYADLGNTSRPLTEIEKKFIQNSVDSIYSTFKGRVVEGRKLSGVVVDSIAQGRVWSGVQAKELGLVDRIGGIDDAIKCAAKLAKVSAFRLREYPEAEAPFEKFVKSFAGEARMETAIRKELGEQYTVYQQIKHLKEMNGEIQAKLPYVMEIR, encoded by the coding sequence ATGCGTAGTTTCTTTAAAATTTTCTTTGCCACCCTGCTGGCTTTCATTGTGATCATCTTTTTCGGGATGTTCATACTGATGGGTATCATAAAGTCGGCGGTCAGCCCTGAAGTTGTTACCTTATCGCCCAATGGAGTACTGGTACTGGAAACCAGCCAACCCTATGCCGAGCAAAAGATTGTAGACCCCGTAAATGCAGTACTGCGCCAGGGCCCCAAAGAAACCCCGGGCCTGTATGACGTAGTACGCCTGATCAGACATGCAGAAAATGACGATGACATAAAAGGGATCTACCTGAAGGCAGACAACAATGCCAACGGATTTGCCACCAACGAAGAGCTGCGTAATGCGCTGCTGAGATTTAAGCAGTCCGGTAAGTTCATCTATGCCTACGGCGAGGTGATGGACCAGAAGAGCTATTATGTAGCTTCCCTCGCAGACAAAGTGTACGTGCATCCGAAAGGAGGCCTGGAATTCAGTGGTTTCTTTACACAGCTGACCTTCCTGAAAGGTGCCCTGGAAAAACTGGAGATCCAGCCACAGATCTTTTACGATGGCCGTTTCAAAAGCGCTACAGAGCCTTTGCGTGAAACGCAGATGACGGTGGCTAACCGTATCCAGACAAATGCTTACCTGGGCGACCTGTACGCCAATTTTCTGAAGAACATAGGCGCTTCCAGGAAAATAGATACCGTTACACTGCACCGGTATGCCAACGAGGGGCTGATCCAGGAAGCTGCCGATGCATTGAAGTACAAGCTGGTAGACGGACTGAAATATAACGACCAGGTGATGGACGAGATCAAATCAAGACTGGGCCTGAGCGGAGATGAAAAAGTCAATTTCATTTCGCTTTCCAAATATGAAAGCGCAACAGATGTGGCTACCGGTAAGGGTGAAGACAACAGGATCGCCATTATCTATGCACAGGGAAATATTGTGGGAGGCGACAGCGAAAAGGATGAGACGATCAGCAGCGGACATTTTGTAAAGCTGATCCGCGAGGCAAGACAGGATAAAGATGTGAAAGCGATCGTATTCCGTGTGAACTCTCCCGGTGGTAGTGCTCTGGCCTCAGAGTCTATCTGGAGAGAGCTGACACTGGCTAAAAAGAGTAAACCGGTTGTAGTGTCCATGGGCGACTATGCGGCTTCCGGCGGTTACTATATTTCCTGCATGGCCGACTCTATCTTCGCACAGCCGAATACGCTGACCGGTTCTATCGGTGTTTTTGCCGTGTTACCGAACCTGCAGGGATTCTTCAAGAATAAGCTGGGTGTGACCTTCGATGGTGTCAAAACAGCACAGTATGCGGATCTGGGAAACACCTCCCGGCCATTGACAGAAATTGAAAAGAAATTTATACAGAACTCCGTAGACAGCATCTACAGCACCTTTAAAGGCCGTGTGGTGGAAGGCCGCAAGCTGAGCGGAGTGGTAGTTGACAGTATTGCCCAGGGCCGCGTATGGAGCGGTGTACAGGCAAAAGAGCTGGGATTGGTAGACCGCATCGGCGGTATTGACGATGCCATTAAATGTGCGGCGAAACTGGCAAAGGTCAGCGCTTTCCGCCTAAGAGAATATCCTGAAGCAGAGGCGCCATTTGAAAAATTTGTGAAATCCTTCGCAGGTGAGGCCCGTATGGAAACCGCCATCAGGAAAGAGCTGGGAGAGCAGTATACTGTTTACCAGCAGATCAAACATCTGAAGGAAATGAACGGAGAGATCCAGGCAAAGCTGCCTTATGTGATGGAAATCAGGTAA
- the folK gene encoding 2-amino-4-hydroxy-6-hydroxymethyldihydropteridine diphosphokinase encodes MNKAILLIGGNLGDRTGHLQQAVEQIDKQVGKVEKISALYETAAWGHVEQPDYLNQALLVSTGMDARTLLQTVLAIEHNIGRIRRQKWGARVIDIDIIFYNDAIINEPDLKIPHPQMQFRQFVLVPLREIVPDWQHPVLHQSVSTLLENCTDQLPAIKYKGVL; translated from the coding sequence ATGAATAAAGCAATATTACTTATAGGTGGCAATCTGGGTGACCGTACCGGTCATCTCCAACAGGCTGTGGAGCAAATAGATAAGCAGGTGGGCAAAGTGGAAAAAATTTCCGCCCTTTACGAAACAGCCGCCTGGGGGCATGTGGAACAGCCGGACTACCTCAACCAGGCCCTCCTGGTATCAACCGGAATGGATGCACGAACACTCCTGCAAACCGTATTGGCCATCGAGCACAATATTGGCCGCATCCGCCGGCAGAAATGGGGCGCCCGGGTGATAGACATAGATATCATCTTTTACAACGATGCCATCATCAATGAACCCGATCTGAAAATCCCCCACCCACAGATGCAGTTCAGGCAATTTGTGCTTGTTCCCCTCCGGGAGATCGTTCCGGACTGGCAGCATCCTGTGCTGCACCAGTCTGTCAGCACTTTACTGGAAAACTGCACAGACCAGTTACCCGCCATAAAATACAAGGGCGTACTATAA
- a CDS encoding deoxynucleoside kinase, whose protein sequence is MNYKYITIEGNIGAGKTTLANKLAAHFNAKLILEEFADNPFLPKFYEKPQQYAFPLELFFMAERYKQLKDMLQMQDMFSDLVVSDYLFIKSLLFAKINLKEEEYNLYQKLFDIINPQLVQPDLLIFLNAPVPKLQQNIKHRNRSYEQQIADEYLVSVHDMYMQYIRQHPVRTLMLDMTKVDFVKNPADFDKLLQALDKEYEPGIHYL, encoded by the coding sequence ATGAATTATAAATACATCACTATAGAAGGCAATATCGGAGCAGGAAAAACCACCCTGGCCAACAAGCTCGCAGCACATTTCAATGCGAAGCTGATCCTGGAGGAATTTGCTGATAATCCCTTCCTGCCAAAGTTTTATGAAAAGCCGCAGCAATATGCTTTTCCGCTGGAACTGTTCTTTATGGCAGAACGTTACAAACAATTAAAGGACATGCTGCAGATGCAGGATATGTTCAGCGATCTTGTCGTGTCTGACTATCTTTTTATCAAGAGCCTCCTGTTTGCAAAGATCAATCTGAAAGAAGAAGAATATAACCTTTATCAGAAACTGTTCGATATTATCAATCCGCAACTGGTACAGCCAGACCTGCTCATTTTTCTCAATGCGCCCGTACCTAAACTGCAACAGAACATTAAACACCGGAACCGTTCATATGAACAGCAGATAGCGGACGAATATCTTGTCAGCGTACATGATATGTATATGCAGTACATCCGTCAGCATCCCGTTCGCACACTGATGCTGGACATGACGAAAGTGGATTTCGTGAAGAACCCGGCCGACTTCGATAAGCTGCTGCAGGCCCTGGATAAGGAGTATGAACCCGGCATCCACTACCTATAA
- a CDS encoding NAD(P)/FAD-dependent oxidoreductase, with the protein MVNKRLVVIGGGAAGFFCAVNAARLDTQLEVILIEKSNKLLSKVKVSGGGRCNVTHNAPDILYMSKRYPRGQHFVKKAFSRFFVQDTIAWFRERGVTLKAEPDGRMFPVTDNSQTIIDCLLKEADRYGVKIRMNAAVSGLTRTDKGWEVCLQDGNVLKADMVCVAAGGYAQLDKFAWLQATGHQIEPPMPSLFTFNMPGNPITTLMGVSVEEAHVKIAGTKLQEKGPLLITHWGMSGPCILRLSAWGARELGALQYQFTALINWLPAFNENSLREEMQELRFSLGGQKMHHKNPFGLPQRLWQFFLQQSGIGEDVRWADMPAKEQHKLVKYLTAMECPVKGKTTFKEEFVTCGGIRLSEIDPATMESRLARGLFFAGEVMDVDGITGGFNFQHAWTSGWIAAGAIAGR; encoded by the coding sequence ATGGTAAACAAGAGATTAGTAGTTATAGGAGGTGGAGCGGCCGGTTTTTTCTGTGCTGTAAATGCCGCACGCCTTGATACTCAACTGGAAGTAATATTAATAGAGAAAAGCAATAAACTTTTATCTAAAGTGAAGGTTTCCGGTGGAGGACGGTGTAATGTGACGCATAATGCCCCGGACATATTATATATGTCAAAGCGTTATCCGAGAGGACAGCACTTTGTAAAGAAGGCTTTCAGCCGCTTTTTTGTGCAGGACACTATTGCCTGGTTCAGGGAAAGGGGAGTGACGCTGAAAGCGGAGCCTGACGGCAGGATGTTCCCGGTAACCGATAATTCCCAGACCATCATTGACTGCCTGCTGAAAGAGGCAGACCGCTATGGTGTGAAGATCAGGATGAATGCGGCTGTCAGCGGGCTGACCCGGACAGATAAAGGCTGGGAAGTGTGCCTGCAGGACGGCAATGTGCTGAAAGCAGATATGGTATGTGTAGCGGCCGGCGGCTATGCCCAGCTGGACAAGTTTGCCTGGTTGCAGGCCACAGGGCACCAGATAGAACCTCCGATGCCATCACTCTTTACCTTCAATATGCCGGGCAATCCCATTACCACCCTGATGGGCGTAAGCGTGGAGGAAGCGCATGTGAAGATCGCAGGCACCAAACTACAGGAAAAAGGACCGCTACTGATCACCCATTGGGGAATGAGCGGGCCTTGTATATTGAGGCTTTCCGCCTGGGGAGCGAGGGAACTGGGCGCATTGCAATACCAGTTCACGGCATTGATCAACTGGCTGCCGGCATTCAATGAAAATAGCTTAAGAGAAGAAATGCAGGAACTGCGCTTTTCGCTGGGAGGACAAAAAATGCATCATAAGAACCCTTTTGGGCTGCCGCAGCGCTTGTGGCAGTTCTTCCTCCAGCAATCGGGAATAGGGGAGGATGTGCGCTGGGCTGATATGCCGGCGAAAGAGCAGCATAAGCTGGTTAAATATCTGACGGCAATGGAATGTCCCGTGAAGGGAAAAACAACCTTTAAAGAGGAATTCGTGACCTGCGGGGGCATCCGCTTATCAGAAATAGATCCTGCCACAATGGAGAGCAGGCTGGCGCGGGGCTTATTCTTTGCCGGTGAAGTGATGGATGTGGACGGGATCACCGGTGGTTTCAACTTTCAGCATGCATGGACAAGCGGCTGGATAGCTGCCGGTGCCATAGCAGGAAGATAA